Proteins encoded together in one Chloroflexota bacterium window:
- a CDS encoding class I SAM-dependent RNA methyltransferase, with the protein MSRGRKIREREPVEVTLTGMAHRGPAVGRIDGKVVFAFYGIPGERVKVQLERRRKKYLQAHVVEVLDPSPDRVEPICTYYGSCGGCQWQHMDYAAQVRLKQQVVEEHFARIGKQPVAIDAVHRPQNPWEYRYGCEIALSREAGFRQRGSRRVVEVEHCAISHPLISKLLATLNEMIRDGRIPDLWGKNWVETRVIPQGGAAKLALILEGVRNVDLDAEPELGAVLDALTTIPEAMSVSYRTPSGAVEPFAGPAMVGIEIMGKTIQFPPGAFFQASVEMLPLAISRMRTLAAVQQSETVLDLYCGVGIFGLFMAADARHVIGIEVDKQAIEAARQTARHWRLQNIDFRGLPAEKVTEDLPDVDVAIVDPPRTGMDPRVLHAVAGSAPSRIVYLSCEPSTLARDTALLHEEGYRVARLELFDFFPQTYHIESLALFRRH; encoded by the coding sequence ATGAGTCGCGGTCGTAAGATTCGGGAACGCGAACCGGTGGAAGTGACGCTCACCGGTATGGCGCATCGTGGCCCGGCGGTGGGCCGCATCGACGGCAAAGTAGTCTTTGCATTCTATGGTATACCCGGGGAGCGCGTGAAAGTACAACTGGAACGGAGGCGCAAGAAGTATCTGCAGGCGCACGTGGTAGAAGTGCTTGACCCTTCGCCGGATAGAGTCGAACCGATCTGTACGTACTATGGGTCCTGTGGCGGCTGCCAGTGGCAACACATGGACTACGCGGCGCAGGTGCGCCTCAAGCAGCAGGTGGTAGAAGAGCACTTCGCCCGGATTGGTAAGCAGCCGGTTGCTATAGACGCTGTGCACAGGCCTCAGAATCCGTGGGAGTATCGTTACGGCTGCGAAATCGCCCTTTCGCGGGAAGCGGGCTTTCGGCAGCGCGGCAGCCGGCGCGTCGTCGAGGTCGAACATTGTGCAATCAGCCATCCACTCATCTCCAAGTTGCTGGCAACGCTCAACGAGATGATCCGTGACGGCAGGATTCCCGATCTATGGGGAAAGAACTGGGTGGAGACCCGCGTCATTCCTCAAGGTGGCGCCGCAAAGTTAGCGCTGATCCTGGAAGGCGTGCGCAATGTTGACCTGGATGCGGAACCGGAACTCGGCGCTGTGCTGGACGCCCTCACCACAATTCCGGAGGCTATGAGCGTCTCCTATCGGACTCCAAGCGGTGCAGTGGAACCCTTTGCCGGACCGGCCATGGTGGGTATTGAGATCATGGGAAAGACGATTCAATTTCCGCCCGGCGCTTTCTTTCAAGCAAGTGTAGAGATGTTGCCTCTTGCCATCTCCCGCATGCGGACTTTGGCGGCAGTCCAACAAAGTGAGACCGTGCTCGATCTCTACTGCGGGGTCGGGATATTCGGTCTTTTCATGGCGGCAGACGCCCGGCACGTCATTGGTATCGAAGTGGACAAGCAAGCCATCGAAGCGGCCCGGCAAACTGCACGGCATTGGAGGTTGCAGAACATCGACTTTAGGGGCTTGCCTGCCGAAAAGGTAACGGAAGACTTGCCGGACGTTGATGTTGCCATTGTTGATCCGCCGCGCACCGGCATGGATCCCCGTGTGCTCCATGCAGTGGCCGGCAGCGCCCCGAGCCGGATAGTTTATTTGTCGTGCGAACCGTCCACGCTCGCGCGTGACACAGCGCTCTTGCATGAAGAGGGATACCGCGTCGCACGATTGGAGCTTTTTGATTTCTTTCCGCAAACGTACCATATTGAAAGCCTGGCACTTTTTCGGCGTCACTAG
- the coaE gene encoding dephospho-CoA kinase (Dephospho-CoA kinase (CoaE) performs the final step in coenzyme A biosynthesis.), with protein sequence MPGGLQDTDRQRQSPVIGITGNIGTGKSTVTKILAEQGVYVIDADHVVHALYADPHSALVEAVADEFGGSVLAQDGTLDRTALARVVFEDSAARGTLESLVHPAVVAEVQEELDGKSPQTPCAIEAIKLIESDLVTMLDAVWIVEATPELQRARLRAKGMPRGEAQRRLDVQSTSEEKIAHLRRKRGATFPVMSIKNTGSLAELASNVQKAWEATQSMFRATEES encoded by the coding sequence ATGCCGGGTGGCCTGCAGGACACGGACAGGCAACGGCAATCGCCAGTGATCGGCATTACAGGCAACATCGGTACCGGCAAAAGCACAGTCACAAAGATCCTTGCCGAGCAGGGTGTGTACGTAATCGACGCCGACCACGTCGTGCATGCGCTTTACGCCGACCCGCACAGTGCCCTTGTGGAGGCCGTCGCCGATGAGTTTGGTGGGAGCGTCCTGGCGCAAGATGGTACGCTTGATCGCACGGCCCTGGCGAGAGTAGTATTCGAGGACTCTGCGGCGCGAGGTACGCTTGAGTCGCTCGTTCACCCGGCGGTCGTGGCCGAAGTGCAAGAGGAACTGGACGGGAAGTCGCCACAAACGCCTTGCGCCATTGAGGCCATCAAGCTGATAGAAAGCGATTTGGTTACGATGTTGGACGCAGTGTGGATTGTCGAGGCCACGCCTGAATTGCAGCGAGCGCGTCTCCGGGCCAAAGGTATGCCTCGCGGCGAAGCGCAACGTCGTTTAGACGTTCAGTCTACGTCTGAGGAGAAGATCGCTCACCTGAGACGGAAGCGCGGCGCGACATTCCCGGTCATGAGCATTAAGAATACGGGATCACTCGCCGAATTAGCTTCAAACGTGCAAAAGGCGTGGGAAGCCACACAATCAATGTTTCGCGCTACCGAGGAGTCGTAA
- a CDS encoding DUF4126 domain-containing protein codes for MPWTALGLTFAAGQNPYAALFLLAVLARSDNVDILLHAPFAFLSHTATIGVLFVLAGVQVFADKHPRWRRTEALTGLVARPLSAAMIVLSLIGSTDTGVLLWVVVAIVVAHASHFFRVRLRRQLADKMAGMGYFLASLSLDSAALITGLLAILAPVVGAVLGASVFASSAVLSLRMQFNAGESGQPKLPNQS; via the coding sequence ATGCCTTGGACTGCACTCGGTCTTACGTTTGCTGCCGGCCAGAACCCGTATGCAGCTCTGTTTCTTCTGGCGGTGTTGGCTCGGTCCGACAACGTAGACATTCTGCTGCATGCTCCCTTCGCATTCCTATCCCACACTGCCACTATTGGCGTCCTGTTCGTGCTTGCCGGGGTACAGGTGTTTGCCGACAAGCATCCGCGCTGGAGGCGTACGGAAGCACTGACCGGCTTGGTCGCCCGACCGCTCAGCGCAGCCATGATCGTGCTTAGCCTCATCGGCTCGACGGATACTGGCGTGTTGCTTTGGGTGGTGGTGGCAATTGTAGTTGCTCACGCCAGTCACTTTTTCCGCGTCCGCTTACGCCGCCAGCTTGCCGACAAAATGGCGGGGATGGGGTATTTTCTCGCAAGCCTTTCGTTGGATAGTGCCGCACTGATTACGGGACTGCTTGCCATTCTCGCGCCGGTCGTCGGCGCGGTGTTGGGCGCGTCTGTATTCGCCAGCTCGGCAGTGCTTTCCCTGCGAATGCAATTCAATGCGGGTGAATCTGGCCAGCCGAAACTCCCGAACCAGTCCTAA
- a CDS encoding TIGR03663 family protein: protein MSTKKAAPTGAQAKPSTSRSRKSRPPADPVVADWPAIATWLRAETPFGLCRWQLLVFLAVLVFVVFTRFWDLGTRALHHDESMHARFAWDIYRSFDYRYNPVLHGPFQFYFTAFMFFLFGVSDAVARFGPALFGVISVLLVFPLKPYLGRGGMVLAAVLLAISPPLLYFSRFARNDIYVVAWTMLILLALFGWLHTRHREYIYLGASAVALSLATKENTYITVAIFAAFIVVRFLQEQFTPGLAGRLPSHESVKSALADLWSDWRLLIAGIVTFLLVFVTFFTAFYTHPQDFASGVIKALEYWLAQQDVSRGNQPIWYYFMQVPLYELIVAVFALPALWFLTRRGSLTDRFLCFWFVGAVVLYSLAGERMPWLVLHLSLPGILLVSRFLGQKFAEPNGIRRHRVALTLFLLIGVYALHTGLPLAFAHGDTPRDLLVYVQTTPDVPFVAAQIEQMSRKLTTNTEIVGIVDNEDSWPFAWYLRDYRNVGYISKIGDPGEAAFVIVTASEVENAREHLSNYVPFRYKLRWWFPEDLYRELRPTFILDFITNDTTRRNFTAWLVSRKMPKPIGSQDFYFFVRGDLVQLL, encoded by the coding sequence ATGTCAACTAAGAAAGCAGCCCCAACCGGGGCGCAAGCGAAACCGAGCACGTCTCGATCGCGCAAGTCACGTCCTCCTGCGGACCCGGTGGTAGCCGATTGGCCGGCCATCGCGACGTGGCTGCGCGCCGAAACCCCCTTCGGACTCTGCCGCTGGCAATTGCTCGTTTTTCTTGCGGTGCTGGTGTTTGTCGTATTCACTCGCTTTTGGGATCTGGGCACGCGCGCCTTGCACCATGACGAGAGCATGCATGCCCGCTTTGCGTGGGACATCTACCGCTCATTCGATTATCGCTACAATCCGGTGTTGCACGGACCGTTCCAGTTTTACTTCACCGCCTTCATGTTCTTCCTCTTTGGCGTTAGCGACGCCGTAGCGCGCTTTGGACCGGCACTCTTTGGCGTGATCTCCGTGCTGCTGGTCTTCCCCCTTAAGCCTTACCTGGGACGGGGCGGCATGGTGCTCGCCGCGGTACTCCTGGCAATTTCGCCACCGTTGCTCTACTTTTCACGATTCGCGCGCAATGACATCTACGTGGTGGCATGGACGATGCTCATCCTGCTGGCGCTCTTTGGGTGGCTGCATACCAGACACCGAGAGTACATCTATCTGGGAGCAAGCGCGGTGGCGCTCTCATTGGCCACCAAGGAAAACACCTACATTACGGTGGCAATCTTTGCAGCCTTCATCGTGGTCCGCTTCTTGCAAGAGCAGTTTACGCCCGGTCTTGCCGGACGCCTGCCCAGCCATGAATCAGTGAAGAGCGCGCTCGCCGATCTGTGGAGCGATTGGCGGCTGCTTATTGCCGGAATTGTGACGTTTCTCTTGGTGTTCGTTACCTTCTTTACCGCGTTCTACACCCATCCCCAGGACTTTGCAAGCGGCGTAATCAAGGCGCTTGAGTACTGGCTGGCTCAACAAGACGTGAGCCGGGGCAACCAACCTATTTGGTACTACTTCATGCAGGTGCCCCTTTATGAACTCATCGTGGCGGTGTTTGCGCTGCCGGCGCTCTGGTTTCTCACGCGCCGAGGGAGCCTGACTGATCGCTTCCTTTGCTTCTGGTTCGTGGGAGCAGTCGTGCTCTATTCCCTTGCCGGCGAGCGCATGCCCTGGCTCGTGCTGCACCTTTCGCTGCCAGGTATCTTGTTGGTCTCACGATTCCTGGGACAGAAGTTCGCCGAGCCCAATGGTATACGCCGGCATCGTGTTGCTCTCACCCTCTTTCTCCTCATTGGCGTCTACGCCTTGCATACCGGCCTGCCACTGGCATTTGCGCATGGCGATACGCCGCGCGACTTGCTGGTGTACGTGCAGACGACCCCAGATGTACCATTCGTGGCAGCGCAGATTGAGCAGATGTCTCGCAAGCTCACAACCAATACTGAAATCGTTGGCATTGTAGACAATGAAGATTCCTGGCCGTTTGCGTGGTATCTCCGCGACTATAGAAACGTAGGCTACATATCCAAGATCGGCGATCCGGGCGAGGCGGCATTCGTGATCGTGACTGCCAGCGAGGTCGAAAACGCGCGCGAACACCTCAGCAACTACGTACCGTTCCGCTATAAATTGCGGTGGTGGTTCCCCGAAGACCTGTACCGGGAATTACGCCCGACGTTCATACTGGACTTCATCACCAATGACACGACCCGCAGAAACTTCACGGCGTGGCTGGTAAGCCGCAAAATGCCCAAACCCATCGGCTCGCAGGACTTCTATTTCTTCGTACGGGGCGATCTGGTACAACTGCTCTAG
- a CDS encoding DUF2298 domain-containing protein, translating into MTTLGYILLWWLAVQVICLVTFPLTWLLFRHMPMGGYPFAKTLGILLFGFVGWLLMSLRILPNTLWALIVVLVLLSALSAVIVRRSHWRWQDVREAVGHQLYVAEVLFFVLLCGYAVLRQYAPELMGTEKFMDFMMVNSILQSTSFPPHDAWAAGLTINYYYFGYLMVAFLTRLTFIPSAITYNLALALFFALSGLGAYGIGYSLVKFFQAAGGIVEPRKGTLTGLFAVFLLLFIGNLFTIWKALTEPEILRQGFWFGIGWNATRVVQRVEGDTLLDYTINEFPAFSFILGDMHPHVMALPFALLAVFTALTWYARPDYPPVPLSFPPDWKSILAVLTVARVSRVVLSAIIFGGLYFLNSWDFPTYFVLLTAFVLLSLRVRGEWTQWRNALIWVGATGVLAVVLYAPFYLTFDPPAQGIGLVPYRSDVGQFFTLFGIFLVPIGVLLTITGIQTTLRRIMPESSARKSQPRGRKARQQRRRADSGSQQPPTPAPEPKARREFYPPYALWILGWVAITLLLARLFDTAALAIIALSLVAGIGILLWWRDYSDPLPLVLGMIGLAALLVLTSEILYVKDFYGPPNMRMNTVFKLYFQVWTLLAPVMAFAIYYARIWLRERQRPLSWAFRAVTILLVLSGFYYSALTAPIFASFQREPPTLDGTKFYARDHADEVAAIAWLQENAASDSVVVEASGQEYSLYSRVAAFTGLQTVLGWRQHENLWRNDFKLVLERENDLQLFYVTAPRDGAEALLRKYDADYIFVGDWERQLYGQDVDHLLNWFPVVFQSGDVYVLKANVN; encoded by the coding sequence GTGACAACCTTAGGGTACATACTGCTTTGGTGGCTTGCGGTGCAAGTCATCTGCCTGGTGACATTTCCTCTTACCTGGCTGCTCTTCCGACACATGCCAATGGGCGGATACCCGTTCGCAAAGACCCTTGGCATTCTTCTCTTCGGCTTCGTCGGTTGGCTTCTGATGTCGCTGCGCATCTTACCGAATACACTGTGGGCGCTCATCGTCGTCCTCGTCCTCCTCAGCGCACTTTCGGCGGTCATTGTGCGCCGCTCCCATTGGCGCTGGCAAGACGTACGTGAGGCCGTTGGGCATCAGTTGTATGTCGCAGAAGTCCTGTTCTTCGTACTCCTGTGTGGATACGCGGTACTGCGTCAATATGCCCCCGAACTCATGGGCACCGAGAAGTTCATGGACTTCATGATGGTGAATAGCATCCTCCAATCGACCTCTTTCCCTCCCCACGATGCCTGGGCCGCGGGACTTACCATCAACTACTACTACTTCGGCTACCTCATGGTGGCGTTTCTCACCCGACTCACCTTTATTCCCTCAGCGATCACCTATAATTTGGCGCTGGCGCTCTTCTTTGCCCTGAGTGGACTGGGTGCCTACGGCATTGGCTACAGCCTGGTTAAGTTTTTCCAAGCCGCAGGTGGGATCGTCGAGCCGCGCAAAGGAACGCTCACCGGTCTCTTTGCCGTATTCCTGCTCCTCTTCATCGGAAATCTCTTCACTATCTGGAAAGCCTTAACCGAGCCGGAAATACTCCGTCAAGGGTTTTGGTTCGGCATTGGCTGGAATGCCACCCGTGTGGTCCAACGCGTGGAAGGCGATACGCTGCTTGACTACACGATCAATGAGTTCCCGGCATTCAGCTTCATCTTGGGCGACATGCATCCGCACGTCATGGCGCTGCCCTTCGCCCTGCTCGCCGTCTTCACGGCGCTCACGTGGTATGCAAGACCTGACTACCCGCCTGTGCCCCTGTCATTCCCTCCAGATTGGAAATCCATCTTGGCGGTGCTTACCGTCGCGAGAGTCAGCCGTGTCGTGCTCAGTGCAATCATCTTCGGCGGTTTATACTTCCTGAATTCGTGGGACTTTCCCACCTATTTTGTACTGCTAACAGCGTTCGTGCTTCTTTCGCTTCGCGTAAGAGGCGAGTGGACGCAGTGGAGAAACGCGCTCATTTGGGTAGGCGCCACCGGTGTTTTGGCCGTGGTGCTCTATGCACCGTTCTACCTCACCTTTGATCCGCCTGCGCAGGGAATCGGCCTGGTGCCCTACCGGTCAGACGTCGGCCAGTTCTTCACCTTGTTTGGCATCTTCCTGGTGCCTATAGGCGTGCTCCTGACGATAACTGGCATTCAGACCACTTTGCGTCGCATCATGCCGGAATCCTCAGCACGTAAGTCCCAACCGCGAGGGCGGAAGGCACGACAGCAGCGCCGCCGTGCAGACAGTGGCTCGCAGCAGCCCCCCACCCCCGCACCGGAACCCAAGGCACGCAGGGAGTTCTATCCACCTTACGCGCTTTGGATCCTTGGTTGGGTCGCCATAACGCTGCTGCTCGCGCGGCTCTTCGATACGGCTGCTTTGGCAATCATTGCCCTGAGCCTCGTGGCAGGGATCGGCATTCTACTCTGGTGGCGTGACTACAGTGACCCGTTGCCCCTGGTGCTGGGTATGATCGGACTAGCCGCACTCCTCGTCTTGACGAGCGAGATACTTTATGTAAAGGATTTCTACGGCCCGCCGAACATGCGCATGAACACCGTCTTCAAGCTCTACTTTCAAGTCTGGACTCTTCTCGCGCCGGTAATGGCTTTCGCGATCTACTATGCGAGAATCTGGCTGCGGGAGAGGCAACGTCCGTTGAGTTGGGCATTTCGCGCCGTCACGATATTGCTCGTGCTCAGCGGTTTCTATTACAGCGCCCTTACTGCGCCTATCTTTGCGTCATTTCAACGCGAGCCGCCGACTTTGGACGGCACCAAGTTCTATGCCCGCGATCATGCCGACGAAGTGGCGGCAATAGCGTGGTTGCAGGAGAATGCCGCGTCAGATAGCGTGGTAGTAGAAGCTTCCGGCCAGGAATATAGTCTGTACAGCCGGGTAGCGGCGTTTACGGGATTGCAGACGGTGCTAGGGTGGCGGCAGCACGAGAACCTCTGGCGCAATGACTTCAAGCTTGTTCTCGAACGTGAGAACGATCTCCAGCTGTTCTACGTGACCGCGCCAAGAGATGGTGCGGAGGCGCTCTTGCGCAAATATGACGCTGACTATATCTTCGTAGGTGACTGGGAGCGGCAATTGTACGGCCAGGACGTGGATCACCTTCTCAACTGGTTCCCCGTCGTGTTTCAGAGCGGCGACGTGTATGTGCTGAAAGCCAATGTCAACTAA
- a CDS encoding ThuA domain-containing protein, which translates to MKHILLLGGTNPAHQPRDVAAYVADHLEMTGEVKVTLTEDASILETSAVDAYDAILLYLNTKDARWPQAREAAFRKALSRGKGLLVLHAGVLSFRGWEDYTRLIGGSPSPDFYHPPYGPFPVQIDDSAHPITARMVDFAVRDELYANIQLTPEAHLLAHATLNGNVQPLLWVVEHPQTRVCTLLLGHDRAALQYPGASTLLRRGVAWVAGAL; encoded by the coding sequence ATGAAGCACATCCTGCTCCTTGGCGGAACTAACCCGGCGCATCAGCCGAGGGACGTAGCCGCGTATGTTGCAGACCACCTAGAGATGACTGGCGAGGTCAAGGTTACGTTGACTGAGGACGCCAGCATCCTCGAAACTTCTGCCGTCGACGCCTACGATGCGATCTTGCTTTATCTCAACACAAAGGATGCGCGCTGGCCGCAAGCCAGAGAAGCGGCGTTTCGCAAGGCGTTGTCGCGGGGAAAAGGGTTGCTGGTCCTGCACGCGGGTGTCTTGAGCTTTCGCGGCTGGGAAGACTACACGCGACTTATCGGCGGCTCACCCTCGCCCGATTTCTACCATCCGCCCTATGGCCCATTCCCCGTGCAAATCGACGACTCCGCCCACCCTATTACGGCCCGCATGGTGGACTTTGCCGTGCGTGACGAACTCTACGCCAACATACAACTGACGCCTGAGGCGCATCTTCTTGCCCACGCCACGCTGAATGGGAACGTGCAGCCTCTCCTGTGGGTGGTCGAACACCCTCAAACGCGCGTGTGCACACTTCTCTTGGGACACGATCGAGCTGCTTTGCAGTATCCGGGCGCGTCAACACTCTTGCGGCGCGGTGTGGCCTGGGTAGCCGGCGCATTGTAA
- a CDS encoding aspartate aminotransferase family protein: MDTKQKYEKYVVTSHAPAMPPVEVSHAQGATITAADGTTYLDGFAGYSVVNAGHSNPEVLAAAKSAMDRHVHVGSYLYYAPAVADLAEKLAELTPGRLEQSFFGNSGAEAVEGALRIAKTYTDRTEFISLQYSFHGRTLGTLSLGGNARRKRRAGPLTSGVAIAPAPYCYRCPLHLTYPSCNVACADEVERVFETQTTGNVAAMIAEPVMGEAGIIVPPPEYFPKAKRIVEQNDALFIADEVQTSFGRTGSMFASEDIGVEPDILTSAKGIANGFPLSAFTTRREIGESFLPGDHFSTFGGNLVSAAAAIATIDFLEREDLPAHAEYVGRHVLDALATFRDDHPLIGDVRGKGLMIGLELVTDRETKNPAPDEAKQVQEECRRAGLLIGCGGFYGNVLRFQPPLIITLAQADRALDILDSALSAVEESAAVLTT; this comes from the coding sequence ATGGACACCAAACAGAAGTACGAAAAATACGTCGTCACAAGCCACGCACCCGCGATGCCGCCCGTTGAGGTCTCCCATGCCCAAGGGGCGACGATTACAGCCGCGGACGGTACAACGTATTTGGATGGATTCGCAGGCTACTCCGTGGTGAATGCCGGGCACAGCAATCCCGAGGTCCTCGCCGCCGCCAAGAGCGCCATGGACCGCCACGTGCACGTGGGGAGCTACCTCTACTATGCTCCCGCGGTGGCCGATCTCGCAGAAAAGCTGGCAGAACTTACACCGGGTCGGCTGGAGCAGTCCTTCTTTGGCAACAGCGGCGCTGAAGCCGTTGAAGGCGCGCTCCGCATCGCCAAGACATATACCGACCGCACCGAGTTTATTTCCCTGCAATACTCATTCCATGGCCGCACCCTTGGCACGCTTAGCCTCGGCGGCAACGCCCGCCGCAAACGCCGCGCCGGACCGCTGACATCGGGTGTGGCTATCGCACCGGCGCCGTACTGCTATCGCTGCCCGCTCCACCTCACCTACCCTTCCTGCAACGTGGCTTGCGCCGACGAAGTCGAACGGGTATTCGAGACCCAGACCACCGGCAATGTCGCCGCCATGATTGCGGAGCCGGTGATGGGAGAAGCCGGCATTATCGTGCCGCCGCCTGAGTACTTTCCAAAAGCAAAGCGCATCGTCGAGCAGAACGATGCCCTCTTCATCGCCGACGAAGTTCAGACTAGCTTTGGACGCACAGGATCGATGTTTGCCAGCGAAGACATTGGTGTTGAGCCGGACATACTCACCTCGGCCAAAGGCATAGCCAATGGTTTTCCGCTCAGCGCCTTTACGACCCGGCGGGAAATCGGCGAATCATTCTTGCCCGGCGACCACTTCAGCACATTTGGCGGCAACCTCGTATCGGCGGCGGCAGCTATAGCAACTATCGATTTCCTGGAACGCGAAGACCTGCCCGCGCACGCAGAGTATGTTGGACGACACGTGCTGGACGCTCTTGCGACGTTTCGCGACGACCATCCCCTGATTGGCGATGTCCGGGGCAAGGGGCTCATGATCGGGCTCGAACTCGTGACCGACCGCGAAACCAAGAATCCCGCGCCGGACGAGGCAAAGCAAGTCCAAGAAGAATGCCGGAGAGCGGGCCTCCTCATTGGTTGCGGCGGATTCTATGGGAACGTCTTGCGCTTCCAGCCGCCTCTCATAATCACGCTGGCGCAAGCCGATCGCGCCCTCGACATTCTCGATAGTGCCCTGTCGGCTGTGGAAGAGTCTGCCGCAGTGCTCACCACATAG
- a CDS encoding cellulase family glycosylhydrolase, giving the protein MAGQMRRRNLLATSAAILGAAACGPFRGEDEPDIVRTIPEAQVNPWGANAFLHKEVETWKKEKTLEMARDAGIVWIKQQFPWREIEQSQKGDFFDRTWQKPTWQKFDEIVDLAEQFGIKLIVRIDRSPLWARADGQPSEAPPANFADFGDFLAELADHYKGRISHYQLWNEPNLAHEWGSPPDPKGYVDLLRTGYQRIKEVDSSIKVLTAPLAITLERSPRAMVELDYLEEMYQHGAADYFDIMSANAYGLEFPPTALPDPNVLNFRRVELLREIMVRNGDEGKAVWFNEYGWNASPPDMADEKLIWRRVEEEEQAAWTVEGVKYGRSNWPWAGVFCIWYLRQVGDIPPTSSEYYFRMVDPEFTPRLVYNEVKDNSKKIK; this is encoded by the coding sequence ATGGCGGGACAAATGCGACGTAGAAACCTCTTGGCGACAAGTGCGGCCATCTTGGGTGCGGCCGCGTGCGGCCCGTTTCGCGGTGAGGATGAACCGGATATCGTGCGTACGATTCCAGAAGCACAAGTCAATCCATGGGGCGCCAACGCATTTCTCCACAAAGAGGTTGAGACCTGGAAGAAAGAGAAGACCCTCGAGATGGCTCGAGATGCCGGCATCGTGTGGATCAAGCAGCAATTCCCCTGGAGAGAGATCGAGCAGAGCCAGAAGGGCGACTTCTTCGATCGGACGTGGCAAAAGCCGACGTGGCAAAAGTTTGATGAGATTGTGGATCTTGCGGAGCAGTTTGGTATAAAACTGATCGTCCGCATCGACCGCAGCCCACTTTGGGCGCGAGCGGACGGCCAGCCGTCAGAAGCTCCTCCGGCAAACTTTGCTGACTTTGGCGACTTTCTTGCCGAACTGGCAGACCACTACAAAGGGCGCATTTCCCACTATCAGCTCTGGAACGAACCCAACCTCGCGCATGAATGGGGCAGCCCCCCGGACCCTAAAGGCTACGTGGACCTTCTTCGCACCGGATACCAACGCATTAAAGAGGTAGACTCCTCCATTAAGGTACTAACAGCCCCGCTGGCCATCACCCTGGAACGATCCCCACGCGCCATGGTCGAGCTAGACTACCTGGAAGAGATGTATCAACACGGTGCCGCCGACTATTTCGATATAATGTCGGCGAACGCCTATGGGCTCGAGTTTCCCCCAACCGCGTTGCCCGACCCCAATGTCCTCAATTTCCGCCGCGTCGAGCTCTTGCGTGAAATAATGGTGCGAAACGGAGACGAAGGCAAAGCGGTCTGGTTCAATGAATACGGCTGGAATGCTTCTCCTCCTGACATGGCCGACGAAAAGCTGATCTGGCGGCGCGTCGAGGAGGAAGAACAGGCGGCGTGGACCGTTGAAGGCGTAAAGTACGGTCGCTCTAACTGGCCGTGGGCCGGCGTCTTCTGCATCTGGTACCTGCGGCAGGTAGGCGACATTCCTCCCACTTCATCTGAATACTACTTCCGCATGGTTGACCCGGAATTCACCCCAAGACTGGTCTACAATGAGGTGAAAGACAACTCCAAGAAGATCAAGTAA
- a CDS encoding TIM barrel protein has translation MGPPLSCAPGLWKEAPAEEIAEACNAAQFTGLEQRGSRLPALLATQDRLAESGVVLSALTLHQPWYDRAIASTHRPALPQLLDGLAALEPEFCILSVPGSNERMSTAGWPNAIRFDSLSDSEHASLVDTVQSVADMIRSVGVQVAFRPRLASFIETEDEMERFLEDTEPELISLALDLGHLALMEIDALEIIKRHGARITYCYVRDLDEQLTNDIHIGLRSLPSAAAAGLFVPPGQGCVSLSNVLRPLLLAEVCRWYTLDLQADTTDPCEALDITYDYMAATAAAQGK, from the coding sequence GTGGGTCCTCCGCTTAGCTGCGCGCCAGGGCTTTGGAAAGAAGCGCCGGCCGAGGAAATTGCAGAGGCATGCAACGCTGCTCAGTTCACGGGCTTGGAGCAGAGAGGTTCGCGGTTGCCGGCACTGCTGGCAACTCAAGACCGACTAGCAGAGTCCGGAGTCGTGCTGTCGGCGCTAACGCTGCACCAACCCTGGTACGACCGCGCCATTGCGTCTACGCATCGCCCGGCCTTGCCGCAATTGCTCGATGGACTTGCCGCCCTGGAACCGGAATTCTGCATTCTTTCCGTCCCAGGCTCCAATGAGCGCATGTCCACCGCCGGTTGGCCGAACGCAATTCGCTTCGACTCACTTTCAGATAGTGAGCATGCATCCCTCGTCGACACGGTACAGAGTGTGGCTGATATGATTCGCTCTGTCGGCGTGCAGGTAGCGTTTCGTCCACGACTTGCTTCCTTCATCGAGACCGAAGACGAGATGGAGCGATTTCTTGAAGATACCGAGCCGGAACTCATTAGCCTGGCTCTTGACTTGGGCCACCTCGCCCTTATGGAGATTGATGCCCTGGAGATCATCAAGCGCCATGGAGCGCGGATTACGTATTGCTACGTGCGAGACCTCGACGAACAGCTGACAAACGACATCCACATTGGATTGCGCAGCCTGCCAAGTGCGGCAGCCGCGGGGCTCTTTGTGCCGCCGGGGCAGGGATGCGTCTCTCTCTCCAATGTGCTGCGCCCGCTGCTTCTTGCAGAAGTCTGCCGGTGGTATACGCTTGACTTGCAGGCTGACACCACTGATCCCTGTGAGGCGCTGGACATTACGTACGACTACATGGCGGCAACTGCTGCCGCGCAAGGAAAGTGA